From one Comamonas piscis genomic stretch:
- the tadA gene encoding tRNA adenosine(34) deaminase TadA has translation MSLLPHTLPPLPDDAHWMRAALEQARAAAEAGEVPVGAVVVRAGEIVGRGFNHPIGAHDPSAHAEIEALRDAAKRLGNYRLDGCTLYVTLEPCAMCAGAILHARLDRVVWGAAEPRTGAGGSVLDLFAQAALNHHTAVTTGVLADDAASLLTEFFGTRRVQQRLQALAGHPLRDDALRTPDGLFAPALDCGCASCFYSDWPSLGGLRLHVKDSAGQNASPSAAARQWLLLPGMPAQQGLFRELAAGLAAQGDRVVAPDWLGLGRSDKPKKDQRLSDAQQLAMLQDLLQHLQLDGERGLVVVAHGDAARLAQALVAKQAALGRPVQGLWLINPPNAAAPSADYRLWLEQLQRKLALDIAAALQTSATGAVMDADRQQWAAQFPDKGYRAGLRAWARDALAALDAAALTSAPLKQTMPILISIGEQARWWPAPSQGLDAWLADVAVATGTAGPLASQRCAGGDWLPLQNSAALLQASRFFDAGAQPAALGLVSATLR, from the coding sequence ATGTCTCTGTTACCTCATACTTTGCCCCCTCTACCCGACGACGCACACTGGATGCGCGCCGCGTTGGAGCAGGCGCGCGCTGCGGCTGAGGCGGGCGAAGTGCCCGTGGGCGCCGTGGTGGTGCGTGCGGGCGAGATTGTGGGGCGGGGCTTTAACCACCCGATTGGCGCGCATGACCCCAGCGCCCATGCCGAGATCGAGGCGCTGCGCGATGCGGCCAAGCGGCTGGGCAATTACCGGCTCGATGGCTGCACCTTGTATGTCACCTTGGAGCCCTGCGCGATGTGTGCGGGCGCCATCTTGCATGCGCGGCTGGATCGCGTGGTCTGGGGTGCTGCCGAGCCGCGCACCGGTGCCGGCGGATCGGTGCTAGACCTTTTTGCCCAGGCCGCGCTGAACCACCACACCGCCGTGACCACCGGGGTGCTGGCGGACGACGCCGCCTCCTTGCTCACTGAATTTTTTGGCACCCGCCGTGTGCAGCAAAGGCTGCAGGCGCTGGCCGGCCACCCGCTGCGTGATGATGCTTTGCGCACGCCGGATGGGTTGTTTGCCCCGGCGCTCGATTGCGGCTGCGCCAGTTGCTTTTACAGCGATTGGCCGTCCTTGGGCGGCCTGCGTCTGCATGTCAAAGACAGCGCGGGCCAGAACGCTTCGCCATCTGCCGCCGCCCGTCAATGGCTGCTGCTGCCAGGCATGCCGGCGCAGCAAGGTCTGTTCCGCGAACTGGCAGCCGGTTTGGCTGCGCAGGGCGATCGTGTGGTTGCCCCCGATTGGCTGGGCCTGGGGCGCAGCGACAAGCCCAAAAAGGACCAGCGCCTGAGTGATGCGCAGCAGTTGGCGATGCTACAAGACCTCCTCCAGCATTTGCAGCTGGATGGCGAACGGGGGCTGGTAGTCGTCGCACATGGCGATGCCGCGCGCCTGGCCCAGGCCCTGGTGGCGAAGCAGGCAGCGCTGGGCCGACCGGTGCAAGGGTTGTGGCTGATCAATCCGCCTAACGCCGCAGCGCCAAGCGCAGACTACCGGCTTTGGTTGGAGCAGTTGCAGCGCAAGCTGGCATTGGATATAGCGGCTGCGCTGCAAACCAGTGCGACCGGTGCCGTGATGGATGCAGACCGCCAGCAATGGGCGGCACAGTTCCCCGACAAAGGCTATCGCGCAGGGCTGCGCGCCTGGGCGCGTGATGCGTTGGCGGCGCTGGATGCGGCTGCTTTAACATCGGCTCCCCTCAAGCAAACCATGCCGATTCTTATAAGCATCGGTGAGCAGGCACGCTGGTGGCCTGCGCCTTCGCAGGGCCTGGATGCCTGGCTGGCCGATGTGGCGGTAGCGACTGGCACGGCAGGCCCACTGGCTTCGCAGCGCTGCGCAGGCGGCGACTGGCTGCCCCTGCAAAACAGCGCGGCATTGCTGCAGGCCAGCCGATTCTTTGATGCGGGTGCACAGCCCGCAGCGCTGGGCTTGGTGTCGGCGACTTTGCGGTGA
- a CDS encoding SURF1 family protein, whose product MLATVGIALFLGFIALGTWQVYRLQWKLDLIDRVERRVHSAPQPLPAMASWPQLDAKALEYQPSSLQGQWLTDKTVLTQATTALGSGFWVLTPLQQADGSQVLVNRGFVPDTLRRDWAGGPQLAAATPTGEVSVTGLLRATEPKGGFLRDNDPQNQRWFSRDVQAIAQAQGLAQAAPFFIDAGLPDGSAEPVGEQKRSSASDLQSQQWPRAGLTQVRFVNNHLVYALTWYGLALMVVGATWLVVRKRKHVA is encoded by the coding sequence ATGCTCGCGACCGTGGGCATCGCCTTGTTTTTGGGCTTTATCGCATTGGGCACCTGGCAGGTTTACCGCCTGCAATGGAAGCTCGATCTCATCGACCGGGTAGAGCGCCGGGTGCACAGCGCCCCCCAGCCCCTGCCCGCCATGGCCAGCTGGCCGCAGCTGGATGCCAAGGCGCTGGAGTACCAGCCCAGCAGCCTGCAAGGCCAGTGGCTGACTGACAAGACCGTGCTGACCCAGGCCACCACGGCGCTGGGCTCCGGCTTTTGGGTGCTGACCCCCCTGCAGCAAGCCGATGGCAGCCAGGTCTTGGTCAACCGTGGCTTTGTGCCCGACACCCTGCGCCGCGACTGGGCAGGCGGCCCGCAGTTGGCAGCCGCTACGCCGACCGGCGAGGTCAGCGTGACCGGCCTACTGCGCGCGACCGAGCCCAAGGGCGGCTTTCTGCGCGACAACGACCCGCAGAACCAGCGCTGGTTCTCCCGCGATGTTCAGGCCATTGCGCAGGCCCAAGGTCTGGCACAGGCGGCGCCTTTCTTTATCGACGCGGGCCTGCCCGATGGCAGCGCCGAGCCGGTGGGCGAGCAAAAGCGCAGCAGCGCCAGTGATCTGCAAAGCCAGCAATGGCCGCGCGCCGGTCTCACGCAAGTGCGCTTTGTCAACAACCACCTGGTCTATGCACTGACCTGGTATGGCCTGGCACTGATGGTGGTGGGCGCCACCTGGCTGGTGGTGCGCAAACGCAAGCACGTGGCCTAA
- a CDS encoding MFS transporter, translating to MSSLGYTASPVGGTPGADPDLRTHSEDDVTPGEIAVGVIIGRSSEYFDFFVFGIAAVLVFPSVFFPHFSALNGTLLSFAVFSIAFVARPVGTAISMAIQRRWGRAAKMTVALFLLGVATVGIAFLPGYEVLGRTAIWLLALFRFAQGLALGGSWDGLPSLLAMNAPSNRRGWYAMIGQLGAPLGFVLAAGLFAYLYSALSQAEFLDFGWRYPFYVAFAVNVVALFARLQLVMGQTYTQAMQERELEPVSVTRLIDEEGSHVAIGAFAALASFALFHLVTVFPLSWISLYSPQPIVHVLMVQILGAFCAALAIVASGKLADRFGRRNTLGAMAVLIALFSLATPKLLSSGVTGNNIFIIVGFVLLGLSYGQSSGTVTANFSARYRYTGAALSTDMAWLVGAAFAPLVALGLSAKFGLIAVCLYLLSGAVCTLVALGINRALETREGAESGT from the coding sequence ATGAGTAGTCTCGGTTACACAGCATCTCCTGTCGGCGGCACCCCCGGTGCTGATCCCGATCTCCGTACCCATTCTGAGGACGACGTAACACCTGGCGAGATCGCGGTCGGGGTGATTATCGGCCGTTCATCAGAGTATTTTGATTTTTTCGTATTTGGTATAGCGGCCGTCTTGGTCTTTCCCAGCGTTTTCTTTCCTCATTTCTCCGCGCTAAACGGTACTTTGCTGTCATTTGCGGTGTTTTCGATCGCGTTTGTTGCACGACCGGTAGGTACCGCCATTTCCATGGCCATTCAGCGCCGCTGGGGCCGTGCCGCCAAAATGACAGTCGCGCTGTTTTTGCTCGGTGTCGCCACCGTTGGCATTGCCTTTTTACCCGGGTATGAAGTGCTGGGCCGCACGGCCATCTGGCTGCTGGCATTGTTCCGCTTTGCCCAAGGTTTGGCGCTGGGTGGATCCTGGGATGGCTTGCCGTCGCTCTTGGCCATGAACGCCCCCAGCAACCGCCGAGGCTGGTATGCGATGATTGGCCAGTTGGGCGCTCCCCTGGGCTTTGTGCTCGCCGCCGGTCTGTTTGCCTACCTGTACAGCGCGCTGTCACAAGCCGAGTTTCTCGACTTCGGCTGGCGCTATCCGTTCTATGTCGCCTTTGCCGTCAACGTGGTGGCTTTGTTTGCGCGGCTGCAGCTGGTGATGGGCCAAACCTACACCCAGGCCATGCAGGAGCGTGAGCTGGAACCCGTCAGCGTCACCCGCTTGATCGACGAAGAAGGCAGCCACGTGGCGATTGGCGCTTTTGCAGCGCTGGCCAGCTTTGCGCTGTTCCATCTGGTCACCGTATTCCCGCTGTCCTGGATTTCGCTCTACTCGCCGCAACCCATCGTGCATGTGCTGATGGTGCAGATTCTGGGTGCGTTCTGTGCGGCGCTGGCCATTGTGGCCTCGGGCAAGCTGGCGGACCGCTTTGGCCGGCGCAACACCTTGGGGGCCATGGCGGTGTTGATTGCACTGTTTAGCTTGGCAACGCCCAAGCTGCTGTCCAGCGGCGTCACGGGCAACAACATCTTCATCATCGTCGGCTTTGTGCTGCTGGGCCTGTCCTACGGCCAATCCTCCGGCACCGTCACTGCCAACTTCTCGGCGCGCTACCGTTACACCGGCGCGGCCTTGTCTACCGACATGGCCTGGCTGGTGGGTGCTGCGTTTGCACCGTTGGTGGCGCTGGGCCTGTCTGCCAAGTTTGGTTTGATTGCCGTTTGCCTCTACCTGCTGTCGGGTGCCGTCTGCACTTTGGTGGCCCTGGGTATCAACCGTGCACTGGAGACGCGCGAAGGCGCGGAATCAGGCACCTGA
- the cyoD gene encoding cytochrome o ubiquinol oxidase subunit IV, producing the protein MSAQDNHAAHGHDDHHGHDDGPHSTFSGYMIGFFLSIILTAIPFAVVMGDVFENRTTTVAVIAFFAVVQIIVHMVYFLHMNGKVEGGWTLMSTIFTLVFVAVTLAGTLWVMYHMNTNMMPGHNHNPAAVTQQQPAADQGHTNH; encoded by the coding sequence ATGAGCGCACAAGACAACCACGCCGCGCACGGCCACGACGACCACCACGGTCATGACGACGGCCCGCACAGCACCTTCTCGGGCTACATGATCGGCTTCTTCCTGTCGATCATCCTGACGGCTATTCCCTTCGCTGTGGTGATGGGCGATGTGTTCGAGAACCGCACCACCACCGTGGCGGTCATCGCCTTCTTCGCGGTCGTGCAGATCATCGTGCACATGGTCTACTTCCTGCACATGAACGGTAAGGTCGAAGGCGGCTGGACCCTGATGTCCACCATCTTCACCCTGGTGTTCGTGGCGGTGACCCTGGCCGGTACCTTGTGGGTCATGTACCACATGAACACCAACATGATGCCTGGCCACAACCACAACCCGGCCGCCGTGACCCAGCAGCAACCTGCTGCCGACCAAGGCCATACCAACCACTAA
- the cyoA gene encoding ubiquinol oxidase subunit II gives MPDLKKLHGPSRLVAALLVAASLAGCNTVVLNPAGDVAAQSGNLVIIATLLMLIIIVPVIVLILLFAFKYRETNEPADYDPEWHHSTILELVIWSVPLLIVIALGALTWIYTHKLDPYRPLDRIDANRPLAADVKPLEVEVVAMDWKWLFIYPEQGIATVNELAAPVDRPIRFKLTSTTTMNAFYVPDLAGMIYAMPSMQTQLNAVINKPGVYKGMSSHYSGAGFAGMTFKFHGLSNGDFDAWVQKAKTEGATLDRAEYVKLEKPSERDPVRLFGNVDSTLYHAVLNRCVEAGKMCMDEIMAKDAMANMKARAAAGKSVSLIPEDDVCTVANAPAVVASLGEPAPGTPVAQ, from the coding sequence ATGCCTGATCTGAAAAAACTTCACGGGCCCTCACGGCTCGTTGCGGCGTTACTGGTTGCCGCCAGCCTTGCAGGCTGTAATACCGTCGTTCTCAACCCTGCGGGGGACGTGGCGGCTCAGTCCGGCAATCTGGTGATCATCGCCACCTTGCTGATGCTGATCATCATCGTTCCCGTGATCGTGTTGATCTTGTTGTTCGCGTTCAAGTACCGCGAAACCAATGAGCCAGCCGATTACGATCCCGAATGGCACCACTCCACCATTCTGGAGCTGGTGATCTGGTCGGTACCACTGCTGATCGTTATCGCATTGGGCGCGCTGACCTGGATCTACACCCACAAGCTCGACCCCTACCGTCCTCTGGACCGCATTGACGCCAACCGCCCTCTGGCCGCTGACGTCAAGCCGCTGGAAGTCGAAGTGGTGGCGATGGACTGGAAATGGCTGTTCATCTACCCCGAACAAGGCATTGCCACCGTTAACGAGCTGGCCGCACCCGTGGACCGTCCGATCCGCTTCAAGCTGACCTCGACCACCACGATGAACGCCTTCTACGTGCCTGATCTGGCCGGCATGATCTATGCCATGCCATCGATGCAGACACAGCTGAATGCCGTGATCAACAAGCCAGGCGTGTACAAGGGCATGAGCTCGCACTACAGCGGCGCAGGCTTTGCCGGCATGACCTTCAAGTTCCACGGCCTGAGCAATGGCGACTTCGACGCCTGGGTGCAAAAGGCCAAGACCGAAGGCGCCACCCTGGACCGTGCTGAATACGTGAAGCTGGAAAAGCCGAGCGAGCGCGATCCGGTCCGTTTGTTCGGCAATGTCGACAGCACCCTGTACCACGCCGTGCTCAACCGCTGCGTTGAAGCCGGCAAGATGTGCATGGACGAGATCATGGCCAAGGATGCCATGGCCAACATGAAGGCCCGCGCAGCTGCAGGCAAGAGTGTTTCGCTGATCCCTGAAGACGACGTGTGCACGGTGGCCAACGCCCCTGCCGTGGTCGCCTCCCTGGGCGAGCCAGCGCCTGGCACCCCCGTGGCGCAGTAA
- a CDS encoding peptidase U32 family protein, translating to MSLLPHQLELLSPARDADIGIEAINHGADAVYIGGPAFGARATAGNDIRDLERLISHAHRFGSRIFITLNTILRDDELEGARQMAWQVYEAGADALIIQDMGLLELDLPPIQLHASTQSDIRTPEKARFLQDAGLSQIVVARELDLKQIAAVRAATDPARTTIEFFVHGALCVAYSGQCYITHAHTGRSANRGDCNQACRLPYEVLDAQGRIIAHEKHVLSMKDNNQSDNLRALIDAGVRSFKIEGRYKDMGYVKNITAHYRKLLDEIIEEREFSDAPLARSSSGRTSFSFTPDPDQNFNREFTDYFVNGRKDDIGAFDTPKTPGRAIGWVTKVGENFVELETSSRDTVLHNGDGLCYYDLQKELVGMQINRAESVDAKQSLWRVFPKDPIAGFKDLRKGLEVNRNRDMDWVRSLDKKSSERRIGLWAQLGQTVDGFALTLTDDDGFVGSAHLVQLHQPATDSARAEASLRDQLGRFGATIFSVHDISLQMDQPWFIPASALNQLRRDAVAALEAAREAGFVRLPRALPVEPPAPFPEDTLSYLSNVFNQKAHDFYMKHGVKVIDAAYESKEEEGEVSLMITKHCVRFSMSLCPKQAKGVIGVKGTIKAEPLQLINGKEKLTLRFDCKPCEMHVVGKMKRSVINQHAKEMQEFPMRFYRSRPAVVRT from the coding sequence ATGTCCCTCCTGCCCCACCAGCTCGAACTGCTCTCCCCGGCCCGCGATGCCGATATTGGGATTGAAGCCATCAACCATGGCGCCGATGCCGTCTATATCGGCGGGCCTGCCTTTGGCGCACGCGCCACGGCGGGCAATGACATCCGCGATCTGGAGCGCCTCATCAGCCATGCGCACCGCTTTGGCAGCCGCATCTTCATCACGCTCAATACCATCTTGCGCGATGACGAGCTCGAAGGCGCGCGCCAGATGGCCTGGCAGGTGTATGAGGCCGGCGCCGATGCGCTGATCATCCAGGACATGGGCCTGCTGGAGCTGGACCTGCCGCCGATCCAGCTGCATGCCTCCACCCAAAGCGATATCCGCACGCCCGAGAAAGCCCGCTTTCTGCAGGATGCGGGGCTGTCGCAGATCGTGGTGGCGCGTGAGCTGGATCTGAAACAAATTGCCGCTGTGCGTGCTGCGACCGACCCGGCCCGCACGACGATTGAGTTCTTTGTGCATGGCGCCTTGTGCGTCGCCTACTCGGGCCAGTGCTACATCACCCATGCCCACACCGGCCGCAGCGCCAACCGGGGCGATTGCAACCAGGCCTGCCGCCTGCCCTACGAGGTGCTGGACGCCCAGGGCCGCATCATTGCGCATGAAAAGCATGTGCTGTCGATGAAGGACAACAACCAGAGCGATAACCTGCGCGCGCTGATCGATGCGGGGGTGCGCAGCTTCAAGATTGAGGGGCGCTACAAGGACATGGGCTATGTGAAGAACATCACAGCCCACTACCGCAAGCTGCTCGACGAGATCATCGAAGAGCGCGAGTTCTCGGATGCGCCGCTGGCGCGCTCGTCGTCGGGCCGCACCAGCTTCAGCTTCACACCCGATCCGGACCAGAACTTCAACCGCGAGTTCACCGACTACTTCGTCAATGGCCGCAAGGACGATATCGGCGCCTTTGACACCCCCAAGACCCCCGGCCGCGCGATTGGCTGGGTGACCAAGGTGGGCGAGAACTTTGTCGAGCTGGAAACCTCCAGCCGCGACACCGTGCTGCACAACGGCGATGGACTGTGCTACTACGACCTGCAAAAAGAGCTGGTCGGCATGCAGATCAACCGTGCCGAATCGGTGGATGCGAAGCAATCGCTGTGGCGCGTGTTCCCCAAGGACCCGATCGCCGGCTTCAAGGACCTGCGCAAGGGCCTGGAAGTGAACCGCAACCGCGACATGGACTGGGTACGCAGCCTGGACAAAAAGTCCAGCGAGCGCCGCATTGGCCTCTGGGCCCAGCTTGGCCAAACGGTGGACGGCTTTGCGTTGACCCTGACCGACGATGACGGCTTTGTCGGCAGCGCCCACCTGGTGCAGCTGCACCAGCCCGCCACGGATAGCGCGCGGGCCGAGGCCAGCTTGCGCGACCAGCTGGGCCGCTTTGGCGCCACCATTTTCTCGGTGCATGACATCAGCCTGCAGATGGACCAGCCCTGGTTTATCCCGGCCTCCGCCTTGAACCAGCTGCGCCGCGATGCCGTGGCTGCGCTGGAAGCCGCCCGCGAAGCCGGCTTTGTGCGCCTGCCGCGCGCGCTCCCGGTAGAGCCGCCTGCGCCTTTCCCGGAAGACACACTGAGCTATCTCTCTAATGTGTTCAACCAAAAGGCGCATGACTTCTATATGAAGCATGGCGTCAAGGTAATTGACGCGGCCTACGAGAGCAAGGAAGAAGAAGGCGAAGTCTCGCTGATGATCACCAAGCACTGCGTGCGCTTCTCGATGAGCCTCTGCCCCAAGCAGGCCAAGGGAGTGATCGGCGTTAAGGGCACCATCAAGGCCGAACCGCTGCAGCTGATCAATGGCAAGGAAAAGCTGACCCTGCGCTTTGACTGCAAGCCCTGCGAGATGCATGTGGTGGGCAAGATGAAGCGCTCGGTCATCAACCAGCATGCCAAGGAGATGCAGGAGTTCCCAATGCGGTTCTACCGCAGCCGCCCTGCGGTGGTGCGCACCTGA
- the cyoB gene encoding cytochrome o ubiquinol oxidase subunit I, which produces MSVATNVSHDPLLGRLTWNDIPMVHEPIVLWTFIAVVLGGLVVFAGITKFKLWGPLWKNWICSIDHKNIGIMYMILGLVMFLRGFADAIMMRGQQALAAGESMGYLPPHHYDQIFTAHGVIMIFFVAMPFVTGLMNYLVPLQIGARDVAFPFLNNFSFWMTTSGAVLVMASLFVGEFSTLGWLALSGLGEYHPGVGLDYYIWALQIAGVGTTLSGINLIVTIIKMRAPGMNLMKMPIFTWTSLCTNALIVASFPILTAVLVLMTLDRYVGTNFFTNELGGNPMLYVNLIWIWGHPEVYILILPAFGVFSEIVATFSRKRLFGYTSMVYATVCITILSWLVWLHHFFTMGSGASVNSFFGITTMIISIPTGAKIFNWLFTMYRGRIKFTVPMLWTVGFMLTFTIGGMTGVLLAVPPADFVLHNSLFLIAHFHNVIIGGVVFAVFAGINYWYPKAFGYRLDEFWGKASFWFWFVGFWVAFTPLYVLGLMGVTRRVNHYEDASLQIWFIVAAFGAVLIALGIACFFVQLFVSYLKRDELRDVTGDCWNGRTLEWATSSPPPQYNFAFTPAVHDSDAWWDMKKHGFKRKLDNYSDIHMPKNTGAGFVISMIALVFGFAMIWHMWWIAGISFAAIVLVAIIHTFNYKRDYYIPASEVAATEEERTQLLARHV; this is translated from the coding sequence ATGTCCGTAGCTACAAACGTAAGCCATGACCCGCTCCTCGGGCGGCTGACATGGAATGACATACCGATGGTGCATGAGCCCATCGTGTTGTGGACCTTTATCGCCGTGGTCCTGGGCGGCCTCGTCGTCTTCGCCGGTATCACCAAGTTCAAGCTTTGGGGTCCGCTGTGGAAGAACTGGATCTGCTCCATCGACCACAAGAACATCGGGATCATGTACATGATCCTGGGCCTGGTCATGTTCCTGCGCGGCTTTGCCGATGCAATCATGATGCGTGGCCAGCAGGCCCTGGCCGCCGGTGAATCGATGGGCTACCTGCCCCCGCACCACTACGATCAGATTTTCACCGCCCACGGCGTGATCATGATCTTCTTCGTGGCCATGCCTTTTGTGACCGGCCTGATGAACTATCTGGTGCCGCTGCAAATCGGTGCGCGTGACGTGGCCTTCCCGTTCCTGAACAACTTCAGCTTCTGGATGACCACCTCCGGCGCCGTGCTGGTGATGGCCTCGCTGTTCGTTGGTGAGTTCTCCACCCTGGGCTGGCTGGCTCTGTCGGGTCTGGGTGAATACCACCCGGGCGTCGGACTGGATTACTACATCTGGGCGCTGCAGATTGCCGGTGTCGGTACCACTCTGTCCGGTATCAACCTGATCGTGACGATCATCAAGATGCGCGCACCTGGCATGAACCTGATGAAGATGCCTATCTTCACCTGGACCTCGCTGTGTACCAACGCGCTGATCGTGGCCTCGTTCCCGATCCTGACCGCTGTGCTGGTGCTGATGACCCTGGACCGCTACGTCGGCACCAACTTCTTCACCAACGAGCTGGGCGGCAACCCCATGCTGTACGTGAACCTGATCTGGATCTGGGGCCACCCAGAGGTTTACATCCTGATCCTGCCTGCGTTCGGCGTGTTCTCTGAAATCGTCGCCACCTTCTCGCGCAAGCGTCTGTTTGGCTACACCTCGATGGTGTACGCGACCGTGTGTATCACCATCCTGTCCTGGCTGGTGTGGCTGCACCACTTCTTCACCATGGGCTCCGGCGCCAGCGTGAACTCGTTCTTCGGCATCACGACGATGATCATCTCGATCCCGACCGGCGCCAAGATCTTCAACTGGCTGTTCACGATGTACCGTGGCCGCATCAAGTTCACCGTGCCTATGCTGTGGACGGTGGGCTTCATGCTGACCTTCACCATCGGTGGTATGACCGGTGTGCTGCTGGCCGTGCCGCCTGCTGACTTTGTGCTGCACAACTCGCTGTTCCTGATTGCCCACTTCCACAACGTGATCATTGGTGGCGTCGTGTTTGCCGTGTTTGCCGGTATCAACTACTGGTACCCCAAGGCTTTCGGCTACCGCCTCGATGAGTTCTGGGGCAAGGCATCGTTCTGGTTCTGGTTCGTCGGTTTCTGGGTGGCCTTCACGCCGCTGTATGTGCTGGGCCTGATGGGCGTGACCCGCCGCGTCAACCACTACGAAGACGCCTCGCTGCAAATCTGGTTCATCGTCGCGGCCTTCGGCGCCGTGCTGATCGCACTGGGTATCGCCTGCTTCTTCGTGCAGTTGTTCGTCAGCTACCTCAAGCGTGACGAGCTGCGTGACGTGACCGGTGACTGCTGGAATGGCCGTACCCTGGAATGGGCGACATCCTCGCCTCCTCCTCAGTACAACTTCGCCTTCACCCCTGCGGTGCATGACAGCGACGCCTGGTGGGACATGAAGAAGCACGGCTTCAAGCGCAAGCTCGACAACTACAGCGACATCCACATGCCCAAGAACACCGGCGCCGGTTTCGTGATCTCGATGATCGCCCTGGTCTTCGGCTTCGCCATGATCTGGCACATGTGGTGGATCGCTGGCATCAGCTTCGCCGCCATCGTATTGGTTGCGATCATCCACACCTTCAACTACAAGCGTGACTACTACATCCCTGCAAGCGAAGTAGCAGCCACCGAAGAAGAACGTACCCAACTGTTGGCCCGCCATGTCTAA
- the cyoC gene encoding cytochrome o ubiquinol oxidase subunit III, translating to MSNHNTLAGATGTRDYFLKEEPHVENGTALGFWLYLMSDCLIFAALFATYGALGRNYAGGAGGAELFDLSLVAINTALLLLSSITFGFAMLAKQKGSVKGTVVWLIITGLFGAGFLGVELYEFHHLIHVGAGPQSSAAMSAFFALVGTHGLHVTFGLVWLVVLLLQIGKHGLTRENNRRLMCLSMFWHFLDVVWIGVFSFVYLMGVL from the coding sequence ATGTCTAATCACAACACCCTCGCCGGAGCGACCGGTACCCGTGACTACTTCCTCAAGGAAGAGCCGCACGTAGAAAATGGCACCGCTCTGGGCTTCTGGCTCTACCTGATGAGCGACTGCCTGATCTTTGCAGCCCTGTTCGCCACCTACGGTGCGCTGGGCCGCAACTATGCAGGCGGCGCTGGTGGCGCCGAGCTGTTCGACCTGAGCTTGGTGGCCATCAATACCGCCTTGCTGCTGCTGTCGTCCATCACCTTCGGCTTTGCCATGCTGGCCAAGCAAAAGGGCTCGGTCAAGGGCACCGTCGTCTGGCTGATCATCACCGGCCTGTTTGGTGCTGGTTTCCTGGGCGTGGAACTCTATGAGTTCCACCACCTGATCCACGTGGGCGCTGGCCCGCAAAGCAGCGCTGCGATGTCGGCCTTCTTTGCCCTGGTGGGCACCCACGGTCTGCACGTGACCTTTGGTCTGGTGTGGCTGGTAGTGCTGCTGCTGCAAATTGGCAAGCACGGCCTGACCCGCGAGAACAACCGCCGCCTGATGTGCCTGTCGATGTTCTGGCACTTCTTGGACGTGGTCTGGATCGGCGTTTTCTCCTTCGTATATTTGATGGGAGTGCTGTAA